A DNA window from Vigna unguiculata cultivar IT97K-499-35 chromosome 10, ASM411807v1, whole genome shotgun sequence contains the following coding sequences:
- the LOC114166592 gene encoding putative disease resistance protein At4g11170, giving the protein MTSSIPSMEFESSSSKLPWMYDVLINFTGDDIRKKFVSHLDSALTSVGFTTFLHHEPMHTQEPIMNLCRVAIVVFTKTYSQSAWCLDQLQQIIQWHRTYYKHVLPVYYEIQPSDVRLQKGDFGKAFRATVGQNFSRQEQVACVYRWSHALTKATNLFGWDESNYRSDAELVDKIVKTVLNLSVLSATKFPVGLQPNVEDLVRTIKNKSGEVCIIGICGEGGSGKTTLAKAIYNQIHDTFTEKSFIEDIAQVSRTRSHVSLQEQLLSDVLKVKVDIRSDEMGTSMIRKRLSGKRVLIVLDDMNDYSPLLDLRKSRAWFSQGTVIIITTRDEDLLRIHHVDSVFRLKPMSANESLELLSWHAFREAKPKKTYIYIAKKVVTLCGGLPLTLEVIGTYLSKRTKEEWEIVVSKLQEIPQHDVQQKLKISFDGLDKQMEKDLFLQICCFFVGKDRAYVTKILKDFVVDVDSGIRVLIVRCLIKLKANNKFGVHPLLQEMGRKIMYYTREDALITFPATRRCCFELYLSEIRRRSRQVFSWLKVHLNQWKVVKEVPFSIVRSKNIGYISLRRFEQLWPTIFPYIIRSRMSPTMNPLTYIHPLCMDMEDNSWNDIAPLLSSLANLRSILVECDTNFQLYKQVKTILVEYGVNISESRISKHHFRSSLIGVGRYNTFINSVSNTISEVLGSNESCDVYLPGDNYPYWLAHIGEGHSVSFTVPQDRDMKGMAFCVVYLSTPGIVTTECFTSVLIVNYTKCTLQMHNHGTIISFNDEDWDNIMSNLRSGDKVEIFVTFGHELVIKNIGVYLIYGESNDLEREPAPMENSLIRFIKKIVMCDFCLFMYFL; this is encoded by the exons ATGACCTCATCAATTCCTTCCATGGAATTTGAGTCTTCATCATCTAAACTTCCATGGATGTACGATGTGCTCATCAACTTTACTGGAGACGACATTCGTAAGAAATTTGTTTCCCATCTAGATTCTGCCCTCACTAGTGTTGGATTCACCACTTTCCTTCACCATGAACCAATGCACACCCAAGAACCTATTATGAATCTGTGTCGGGTAGCAATTGTTGTTTTCACAAAAACCTATTCTCAATCTGCCTGGTGCCTTGATCAGCTTCAACAAATCATTCAATGGCACCGAACTTATTACAAACATGTTCTGCCCGTGTATTACGAAATTCAGCCATCTGATGTACGTCTTCAGAAGGGTGATTTTGGAAAAGCCTTCCGAGCAACTGTGGGTCAAAATTTTTCAAGACAAGAACAGGTGGCTTGCGTGTACAGGTGGAGCCACGCACTCACCAAAGCAACAAATTTATTTGGATGGGACGAGAGCAATTACAG GAGCGATGCTGAACTAGTAGACAAAATTGTTAAGACCGTTCTCAATTTATCAGTGTTGTCTGCTACGAAATTTCCAGTTGGATTACAACCCAACGTGGAAGATCTTGTTcgaactataaaaaataaatccgGGGAAGTTTGTATAATAGGGATATGCGGAGAGGGAGGATCCGGTAAAACCACCCTTGCCAAAGCCATCTATAATCAAATTCATGATACATTCACGGAGAAAAGTTTTATTGAAGATATCGCACAAGTTAGTCGAACAAGAAGTCATGTTAGTTTACAAGAACAACTTCTTTCAGATGTCCTAAAAGTAAAGGTGGACATACGTAGCGATGAAATGGGAACAAGTATGATTCGGAAAAGACTGTCTGGTAAAAGGGTTCTCATTGTACTTGATGATATGAATGACTACTCACCATTATTAGACCTAAGGAAAAGTCGTGCATGGTTCAGTCAAGGAACTGTAATAATCATTACAACAAGAGATGAAGACCTACTGAGGATTCATCATGTTGATTCTGTTTTTCGGCTGAAGCCAATGAGTGCAAACGAATCCCTTGAGCTTCTTAGTTGGCATGCATTCAGAGAAGCAAAACcaaaaaaaacttacatttaCATTGCAAAAAAAGTAGTTACCTTATGTGGAGGACTACCTCTAACTCTTGAAGTCATTGGAACTTATTTATCTAAAAGGACGAAAGAAGAATGGGAAATTGTAGTGTCTAAATTACAGGAAATTCCCCAGCACGATGTTcaacagaaattaaaaataagctTCGACGGTTTAGACAAGCAAATGGAAAAGGATTTATTCCTTCAAATATGTTGTTTCTTTGTTGGTAAAGACAGAGCTTATGTTACGAAGATCCTAAAGGATTTTGTAGTAGACGTTGATAGTGGAATAAGAGTTCTCATAGTGCGTTGCCTCATAAAACTTAAAGCAAACAACAAATTTGGAGTACATCCTTTGCTACAAGAAATGGgaagaaaaattatgtattacACAAGAGAGGATGCACTG ATTACATTTCCTGCGACGAGAAGATGTTGCTTCGAACTTTATCTCTCAGAGATAAGACGCAGATCAAGACAG GTTTTTTCGTGGCTAAAAGTCCATCTTAATCAATGGAAAGTTGTGAAAGAAGTGCCTTTTTCAATTGTAAGGTCAAAAAACATTGGATACATATCCCTACGTCGATTTGAACAATTGTGGCCTACTATTTTTCCTTATATCATTCGGTCACGGATGTCACCAACAATGAATCCACTAACTTATATTCATCCGCTTTGCATGGATATGGAGGATAATAGCTGGAATGATATTGCGCCATTGCTTAGCAGCCTTGCAAATCTTCGAAGTATTTTGGTGGAATGTGACACCAACTTTCAATTATATAAGCAAGTGAAAACTATTCTGGTCGAATATGGTGTAAATATTTCAGAATCAAGAATTTCAAAGCATCACTTCCGGTCTTCTTTGATCGGTGTTGGAAGATACAATACGTTCATAAATAGTGTCAGCAATACCATATCTGAG GTATTGGGAAGCAACGAGTCATGTGATGTTTATCTTCCAGGTGACAATTATCCTTATTGGTTGGCCCACATAGGTGAGGGACATTCTGTTTCTTTCACTGTGCCTCAAGATCGAGACATGAAGGGAATGGCTTtctgtgttgtttatttatcaacTCCTGGAATCGTGACGACCGAGTGTTTCACAAGTGTCTTAATTGTTAATTACACAAAGTGCACGTTACAGATGCACAACCATGGCACAATAATTTCCTTTAATGATGAAGATTGGGATAACataatgtcaaatttaagaTCTGGAGACAAGGTGGAGATTTTTGTGACTTTTGGCCATGAGCTGGTGATCAAGAACATAGGTGTCTATTTGATATATGGTGAATCAAATGACTTGGAAAGAGAGCCTGCGCCAATGGAAAATTCCCTGATTAGATtcataaagaaaattgtaatgTGTGACTTCTgtttattcatgtattttctTTGA